The nucleotide window AGCGTTTTAATCCGGGCACCATGGCGATCGCCTTTTGACTCGGCGCATTGCCAGCAATTGCAGAGACAACCAGCATTTGAACTGGCATTCCTCCCCAAATCGCCAGTCACTACACTGCACCGTCGGCCGCGCGTAGCCGCCGTCGCCAGACAATGGGCCCCAGATCCCTCACATATTGCCCCATCGCGTCCTTTCATTAATCACCGTCCTACGAGACTCCGACCCATGAAACAGATATGCGCGTTGACCACGGTTCGCAATGACCGCATTTTCTTAAAGAAGTGGATCGAGCACTATGGAGCGGCATTGGGACGCGAAAACCTATTCGTGATCCTGGATGGTCACGACCAGCAACCGCCCGACAACATCCAGGGAGTCAACCTGCTGAGGCTGCCGCATCAGCCGCTCGAACGCGTGCCCGCCATGCGTCGTCGCGCACGCGTCATGTCCAAAATTGCGCGAGGCCTGTATCACTACTTCGATATTGCCATCGCCACTGACGTAGATGAATTCATCGTCGTTGACCCACAGCTTGGGCTCGATCTACGCAGCTATCTCAGCTCTCGCCAGTTACCCGCCTCGATTTCGGCCTTGGGGTTGGATGTCGGCCAGCACATCGAACTCGAACAGCCGCTGAATCTTGAATTGCCGTTTCTAGCGCAGCGGCAGTTCGCCCACGTATCATCGCGTTACACCAAGCCGTGCATCACCACGCGGCCGCTGACGTGGGGTTCTGGCATGCACCGCATCAAAGGCAGGAACTTTCACATCGATCCCAATCTATATTTGTTTCACTTTGGGATGGTCGATTATCAGTTATCGACTGGCAAGACGCTGGATGCTGATCGGTTAGCTACGGGATGGCAAGGGCATCTCACCCGGCGTGAAAGGCTATTTGGCATCATCAGTCAGTCGCAGCCTCAAGACGGTGATGACTACTTCACAACCGCCCGACGTTATCAAACTTGGCATCGTCCCTTCTATGCCTGGAACAAGCCCGGCATGATCCCCGGCGACCCGGTAATCCGCATTCCCCAACGCTTTAAGGCTGCGGTGTGAGAGCAACCCAGCTTGTCAAGCTGTCGCCTGAACCGCTGAATCCCATAAAAAATCACCCGTCCCGTGCCGACGTTCAACCTGTATGCCGTTTCAATCCGCGCCCGCTCTCGCGAGCGGGCGATCAGAAGAAACAGGGCACAATCGAGATTCGGCTAGTTTCAATCCGCGCCCGCTCTCGCGAGCGGGCGATCCGACGAAGGGAGGAAGCGTATTGCAAAGATGTTGTTTCAATCCGCGC belongs to Pirellulaceae bacterium and includes:
- a CDS encoding glycosyltransferase family 2 protein, whose amino-acid sequence is MKQICALTTVRNDRIFLKKWIEHYGAALGRENLFVILDGHDQQPPDNIQGVNLLRLPHQPLERVPAMRRRARVMSKIARGLYHYFDIAIATDVDEFIVVDPQLGLDLRSYLSSRQLPASISALGLDVGQHIELEQPLNLELPFLAQRQFAHVSSRYTKPCITTRPLTWGSGMHRIKGRNFHIDPNLYLFHFGMVDYQLSTGKTLDADRLATGWQGHLTRRERLFGIISQSQPQDGDDYFTTARRYQTWHRPFYAWNKPGMIPGDPVIRIPQRFKAAV